From Sphingorhabdus sp. SMR4y:
CTTCGGAACCCGTAGATATGCGCGTCCGCATTGGCCGCGACCGGGAGCCGGGCATGGGCGCTGATGATCAGCGCGGAAGCATCGGCATAAGCTGTCGCATCCTCCGCTTCGGCTATATCCTCGGCCCCGTCGACAATCACGAAGGCCGGAAGCAGACCACCCTGGCGGGCCAGTTCCATTGCGGCGGTGGCCGCCGCCGGATTGGTCAGAGGCTCGCTGCGGAACGGACCCTTCATCGGATATTGCATGTCGAGCACGGGGTCGACGATGGCGATAATTTCCGCGGCCGTTACCGGTGCGGGCAGGCTGATCTGGATCGGCAGGTTCGGGTCGGCCGCGGCAAACTGGTTGAGCAGCTTGAGCGTCGCTGCCCGGCTGGCCGAGATGATCAGGGATATGGTTCCGGACGAAGGCAGGGCCTCATCCAGATCAGCGGTTTCGACCGGCAGCAGGTTCAGCCGCCCGCCGTCCGCTTCCATCCCGACCGGCCAGCCCCGGCGCAATGCGTCAACCGCGCGCGCCGCCCGGCGTGCTGCTGCCTTCCGGGCCTCGTCGAGAGGCACAGCGTTCAAAATTCGAATTCCGTGATCAGCGGCGCGTGATCGGATGGTTTGCCCCAGCTGCGCGCATCTTCGAGAACGATGTGGCTCTTCGCCTTGTCTCCCAGTTCCGGGCTGACCCAGACATGGTCGAGCCGGCGGCCCTTGTCGGAGGCCCGCCAGTCCTTGGCGCGATAGCTCCACCAGGTAAAGAGACGCTCGGGATGGGGGATCAGCTTGCGACCGATATCGACCCAGCCATGGGCATCGCGCATGGCATAGAGATGGTCGATCTCGATCTGGGTGTGGCTGACGACCTTGAGCAGGGCCTTGTGGCTCCAGACGTCCGACTCGAGCGGCGCGACATTGAAGTCGCCCAGCAGAATTGTCGGTTCCTTGAGATTGGCCGACCAGTCTGTCATCCGGCCGAAGAAATCCAGCTTCTGCCCGAATTTCGGATTGAGCTCCCGATCGGGTATCTCTCCGCCGGCGGGAATATAGACATTTTCGATGCGCACACCGTTTTGCAGGACCGCACCGACGTGGCGCGCCTCGCCATTATTCTGCCAGTCGAACCGTTCGTCCTTGTGCAGCGGTACGCGGCTGATGATCGCGACGCCATGGTGCATCGGCTGGCCGTGCAATATCATGTGATTATAGCCCAGCCGCCGGAACATGCCTTCGGGGAACTGGTCATTGCGAACCTTGGTTTCCTGCAGGCACAATATGTCAGGCGCTTCTTCGGTCAGAAAACGTTCGACGATGTCGAGACGGGCACGGATGCTGTTAATATTCCAGCTGACGACTTTAAGGGTATCACTCATGCCGAGTCTGATAGCCACGGTCGCGGAGAAACCCAAGCCCAAAGGCAACAGAGATTTGCGCTATTTGACCGGCCGGGAAAAGGAAAACCCCCACCTCCGGGGGCATTAAGGAGGTGGGGGCAAACTCGCGTTCGTCACGCATGAATGAGGCGAGACTTGATTGGTCAGGTAACAGGGGGAAAACCTGACTGTCTTTCCTCATCCTGTATTTGGTTATAGTCCTGTATTTCTGTCGGCAGCATGAACAAAAGATCGATCATTTTCTGCTGATCGGCAGCCCGTCTCGGCTCATCGCTTGCCGCGACTTTTTTTCCGCGGATCGGTCCAGTTGAAGCTGCTGTTGGAGACGGGAACACCGAATTTCTGGTTGGACAGGCGGATCGATGTGCGGTTGTTTTTCGAATCGAGCGAGACCCAGCCATCCAGGCTCAATCCGCCGGGCGCGCCCGGCTTTTTCGTGAAAACCATCGTGATCACGCCATATTCGGGACGTTTCGGATCACGAATTTCGACGCTGAGCACCGCGGGATTGCGGGTCGGGATGATCTTGCCATATTTTGACAGATCGCGTTCCGGATTGAGCAGCGCCGCGAGCGGGCTGTTGCCGATTGGCCAGCGCTGCACCTGATTCACATCATAGTCGATCAGGGTCAGCGCCTTGCCGTCCCCGACGATCAGCAAATTGGCGTCATCCTGATACTGAAAGCGGATCTTGCCCGGCTGTTTCAAGATCAGTTTCCCGGTGAGCATTTGTCCACTCCGGTCGCTCTGGCTGAAATTGGCCGTCATCGTGGTCATGGCGCGCAAATGCGTCTGGACCTTTGAAAGACTGTCGGCGGGGCTTTGCTGTGCGGTGGCGGGCAGGCTTGCTGTCAGAGCCAGCGGCGCAGCGATCAAGGCGAAACCATATTTCAACATTACGAAAACTCCAGATTATCAAGATATCCCACTAGCCCAAGGCGATTGAACCACGGCTTAATCAGTCTGTCAGCATGTAGGCCGGGCGCAGCGGCTAAAGCGGCTCGCCATTCTGATCACGCAGCACTTCGCGGCGACCGATATGGTTGGGCGGGCTGATAAATTCATCTTCTTCCATTCGGTCGATGATGCGGGCGGCCGTATTATAGCCGATCCGCAATTGCCGCTGCAGCCAGCTGGTCGACACTTTCTGGCTTTCGAAGACAATCTGGCAGGCCTGCGCATATTGCCGGTCTTCCTTGCTGTCGCTCAGATCGGCGCCGTCGAGGGCAAAGCTGCCATCTTCCGGTTCTTCGGTGACTGCCTGGATATAATCCGGGGATCCCTGCGAACGCCAGTGGTCGGCAACCCGCCGCACTTCGTCATCGGAAACGAAGGGACCATGGACACGGGTCAGCTGTTTGCCGCCGGGCATGTAGAGCATGTCGCCCTTGCCGAGCAGCTGCTCCGCGCCCTGTTCGCCCAAAATGGTACGGGAATCGATTTTCGAGGTGACGTGGAAGCTGATCCGGGTTGGCAGGTTGGCCTTGATCACGCCGGTGATGACGTCGACCGAGGGCCGCTGCGTTGCCATGATCAGGTGGATGCCGGCCGCCCGCGCCTTTTGCGCCAGACGCTGGATCAGGAATTCGACTTCCTTGCCGGCCGTCATCATCAGGTCGGCGAGCTCGTCGACGATGATCACGATCTGCGGTAGCACTTCGTAGTCGAGCTGCTCTTCCTCGTAGATCGGCCGCGATGTTTCGGGGTCATAGCCGGTCTGGACACGGCGACCGAGCGGCTGGCCCTTGGCCTTGGCCGCCTTCACCTTCTCGTTATAATTGGCCAGATTACGAACCGAGATCGATGACATCATCCGGTAGCGTTCTTCCATCTGCTCGACCGCCCATTTGAGCGCCCGGATGGCCTTGGCGGGCTCCGTCACGACCGGCGAGAGAAGATGCGGAATATCATCATAGGTGCTGAGTTCCAGCATCTTCGGATCAATCATGATCATTTTGCAGTCTTCAGGCGTCAGCCGGTAGAGAAGCGACAATATCATGCAGTTCAGGCCGACCGATTTACCCGAGCCGGTGGTGCCGGCGACGAGCAGATGCGGCATGGGTGCGAGATCGGCGATGACCGGATCGCCGGAAATGTTCTTGCCCAGGATGATCGGAAGCTTGCCACCCTGTTCGGCGAAACTGTCGCTGCCGATCATTTCGTGAAGGACCACCATTTCGCGGTTGGTGTTGGGCAATTCGATGCCCATGACCGTGCGCCCGGGAATGGCGGCCACACGCGCCGAGAGCGCCGACATGTTGCGGGCGATATCTTCGGCGAGCTGGATCACGCGGCTCGCCTTGATGCCCGGCGCCGGTTCCAGTTCGTACATGGTGACAACCGGCCCCGGTCGTACCGCATTGATCGTGCCCTTGACGTGAAAGTCGTCGAGCACCGATTCCAGCAGGCGCGCGTTACGCTCCAGACCGGCCTTGTCGATCACATTATTGTCCTGCTCGGGAGCGGGGGTCAGCAGATCGAGCGACGGCAGCACATAGGGGCCGAAAAAGTCCCCCTGCTTGCCCTGGCTGACGCCAGCTTTCTTTGGCGGCAATGCGCGTTCGCTGATTTCTGGCGGCGGCCGGTTGTCCGGCTTGACCTCCTTGCGCGGCGCGGGCTCCTTCTTTGCTTTCGGTTTGGCGGTGCCCGAACGATCCGGTTCGACGATCAGGCCGTCTTCTTTCTCCGCGAACGGACTTTTTATCGCTGGAATCTTGAAAGAAGTTCCGGAAAACAGCGGTTTGTCCAGTCGCAGGCTGAAATAGCCGAGGACAAGGCCACCGGTCAGGGTCAAAGCTATGATGATGCCGGAAATCAATCCGCTCCAGCTGGCGGAAATCGCGTTGAGGCCAGCGCTGATCGCGTTGCCGGTCAGCATGCCGGCGAGGCCGCCAAGGCCGGACGGCAATTCCATTTCCGGTTCCGGGAACCACAAGGCCAGGGCGGTGCCGACGAGCAAAATGGCCAGCAGGCACCAGAGCAGTTGCTGCTTCCAGCCGGGCTGCGGAATATCCCGCCACAGGCGGTTGGCCAGCACCAGCAGCAAGGGGAGAATGAGCAGGGCGGGCAGGCCGACCAGCAACAGCAAAAGATCTGAGAGATAGGAACCGAAAATTCCCATCCAGTTATGCTCGACGCTGCCCGCCGACGTGTTGAAGGCCGGGTCGCTGGGCGAATAGCTGACCAGCGCCAGAAACAGGAATATCGTCGCCAGAAAGATCGTAATGGCTCCGATCAGGGCACCACTGCGCAACAGGCTGAGGCGCATTATTTCGCGCCAGTTCGCTTCTTTGGCTTTTTCCGCCATCATATACTCCCGTGCGTCACCCCAGCCGAAGGCGCGCATTACCTGTCTGCTCCTTTGCGCGAATCGGGGACTCTCCGTCAAGTTTCTTGGCATCAATTTACCGGATTTGCCTTTCATTACAGGCTACCGATGCCTACCTAGTTGATTATATTGTGGCTCGGAAAGGCGATCTCCATGGGAAATGATTCTCGGAATAGCGATATCATCATCTTAGGCGCGGGCATGATCGGTCTGACCCAGGCGCTTACCCTGGCCGCCCATGGACTGCATGTGGCGATCATTGATCGCGCCAAGCCGGACGATCTGCTGAACCCGCAGAATGATGCGCGGGTTTCGGCGATCAACAGCGCCAGCTGGAACATGTTCGACGCCATCGGGTTGGCTGACAAGTTGCGGCCGCAAGGCTGCGATATCGAAAAAATACTGGTCAATGACGGACTCAAGCCGGGTACGCTGGATTTTGTCCCGGGCGAAGACGAAGGGCCGATGGGCATCATGGTCGAGAATGCCGTGCTGCGGCAACTGTTGTTCGAGGCGGTCCAGGCGCACGAGAACATCAGCCTGCATATGCCGACACAGATTGCCTCCTGCGATCGCGGCGAGCATCTCGTCGAAATCATTCTTGATAATGGTGAACAGCTGTCCGCACCGCTGCTGGTAGCCGCCGACGGGCGCGGCAGCCGGATGCGCGAGGAAGCCGGGATCATCATGGCGCACTGGCAATATGACCACAGCGCGATCGTCTGCAAGATTGCGCATGAAAAACCGCATGGCAACACGGCCTATGAGCTATTCTTCCCGTCTGGTCCGTTCGCCATCCTGCCGATGCTCGACGATGCGGATGGCAAGCATCGCTCGGCGGTGGTGTGGACGGTCTCGCGGAAAGACGGCCCGGCCTATGCCAAGATTAACGAGCGTGCCTTTATCGCTGAAATGATGAAGAAGACCGGCGGTTTTCTCGGCGAGATCGAGCTGCTGACCGATCGCCCGACTTATCCGCTGGGTTTTCATCACAGTTCCCATCTGACGGCCGACCGTCTGGTGCTGATCGGCGACGCGGGCCATGGCATCCATCCGATCGCCGGACAGGGACTCAATCTGGGTCTGCGCGATGTGGCGGCCCTGACCGAATGCCTGGTCGAGGGCGCGCGCACCGGTCTCGATCTGGGTGATGCCCAGATTCTCGCGCGCTATGACCGCTGGCGCAGTCTCGACAATATGATGGTCTCGGCGGCGACCGATCTGCTGACCCGGCTGTTCGGCCTGCCCGGGGAAACCTCTTCCCGGATCCGGCGGATGGGCATCGGACTGGTCCAGCGGATTCCGCCGCTCAAGGCACAGTTCATGGCCGAAGCCAAAGGCGAAACCGGTGATCTGCCCAAGCTGCTCAGGGGCGAACTGGTCTAGCTTCGACTTTTAGCGCCCGCCCTGGCCGTCATCGATCTTGATCACGGTTCCGGTCACCGCATCGGAAGAGGGCGACACCAGATAGAGCAGGGTGCTGTCCATCTGTTCCGGCTGCGCCACCCGCTTGCGGGGGAAATGGACCGAAAAGTCGCCAGCCCGCTCGATCATGCCATCGGCCATGTCGGTGGCGAACAGACCCGGCGCAATGCCGTTTACGTTGATATGAAATTTTGACCATTCGACCGCCAGGGTTTCGGTGATGCGGACGACCCCGGCCTTGGTCGTGGAATAGAGCGCGGCTCCGCCACCGCTGTAACTGGTCGCGGCAATGGACGCGATGTTGACGATCCGCCCCGGTGTCTTCTGGGCGATCAGCGGACGGGCAAATTCGTTCGACAGGATGAACACGCTGCGCAGATTCGTATCCAGAACATCATCGATCAGGTCGATTGACATGCGCGTGGCATGTTCGGCATCGACGATCCCGGCATTGTTGACCAATATATCAGGCTGACCCAGAACCTCCGTCACAGCGGGGACGATGGCCTGAAGCTGCGCCGCGTCGCGCACGTCCAGCGCGAAGGCTTTTGCCGCGCCGCCATCCGCGGTAATCTCTTTGACCAGATCGTCCAGCTTGTCCTTGCGCCGTGCGGTGCAGGCGACTTTCGCGCCACAGGCGGCGAGCACTTTGGCGAAGCGACGGCCCAGTCCGGCCGATGCGCCTGTGACGATCGCGGTTCGTCCGCTGAGGTCGATGGAAAAATTGGGCGTGGTCATGAACGGGCATCCTCTGCAAGTTTTTTACAAGGGATGCCCGTGATCATGGGATCAGCGCAAGCGCTAATTTAGTTGTCCAGATCATCCTGTTCGATCGGAACGATCTTGATTTCGACCCGGCGGTTGGCAGCGCGCCCTTCTTCGGTACTGTTGCTGGCCACCGGCTGGCTTTCGCCATAGCCGCGGGTCGCGAGACGGGCCCGCTGGACGCCGCTGTTGGCGAGGAAATTGGCAACCGCATCGGCGCGCCGTTCGGACAGGGCCTGATTATAGGCGTCGCTGCCGGTGCTGTCGGTATGGCCGAGCACATCGACATAGCTTTTCTCATATTGCGCCAGCGTATTCGCGACATTGCCCAGGGTTGTCTGGAATGCCGGGCTGATGGCGCTGCTGTCGACGGGGAAGGTGACGCTCGATGGCATGTTGAGGATCAGATTGTCGCCCTCGCGGGTGACATCAACACCAGTGCCTGCGGTTTGCTGGCGCAGCTTCTTTTCCTGCTCGTCCATATAATAACCGATGCCCGCACCGGCGAGGCCGCCAAGGCCGGCGCCGACGATCTTGGCGGTGCGGTCATTCCTGCCGCCGAGCACGTCGCCGAGCAGGTAACCGCCGACCACGCCGCCTATGCCGCCGATGGCCGCTTTTGAAATGGTCCGGTTGCCGGTCTCAGGATTGGTTACACAGCCGCTGGTCAGTGCCAGTGCGCCCAGTGAAACCGCTGAAATTATTGATTTGTTCATCCGCATGTTCTTTTCCCTTTTAGCTCCTCTTGTCTCCCCGGCATAACGCCCCGCCGATGAGAAGGTTCCGTCTAGCGCGCGATAAATGAACGGCGACTGACAGCAAACTTGAGATTGTGTAAAACTTGCTGCTAAAGGGCTTATGGCATTTCGCCCTTTCAATGGACATTATGACACCCTTTCCCTGGTTTGATGTAGCTATCATAATATTGCTGGTCCTGATCAATGGCATATTTGCCATGTCGGAACTGGCCATTGTATCCGCCCGCAAGGCGCAATTGCACAGCCTTGCCGATCAGGGCAGCAGAGGGGCCAAAGCCGCTCTGCGTCTTGCAGGTGACCCCGGAAAATTTCTGTCCACCGTGCAGATCGGTATCACGCTGATCGGCATCGTTGCCGGTGCCTTCTCCGGCGCCAGCCTGGGCGGTCCGGTTGCGGAGCGGCTGCAACTGCTGGGCATGGGCGAGGAATTGTCCGGGACCGTCGGTTTCGCGCTGGTCATCGGCCTGACGACTTATGCTTCGCTGGTGGTCGGCGAGCTGGTGCCGAAACAGATTGCATTGCGTTCCGCCGAACGGATCGCGCTGACCATGGCCCGGCCAATGGAATTGCTTGCCCGCATTTCCGCACCGCTGGTCTGGCTGCTCGACAACAGCAGCGCCCTGATCTTCCGGATGATGCGGATGAAGCGCGACGAGAAAAGCCATGTCACGGCGGAAGAGCTGCAGATGGTCTTCGCCGAAGCCACGCGGTCCGGGGTTATCGAGGAGCATGAACGCGCCGTGATTGCCGGAGTCGTGCGCATGGCCGACCGGCCGATTCGCGAGGTGATGACCCCGCGTACCGAAGTCGACTGGCTCGATATCGACGCCAAGCGCGAAGACATTCACAAATTGCTGATTGAATCCCAGCACAACCGTTTTCCGGTTGCCGAACATTCCGTCGATGAAATTCGCGGTGTGGTGCAGGCGCGCGATATCGTCGCGGCGCAATTGGGCGGCGAACCGCTGGATCTGCGCAAATTGATGCGTCCGCTGGAAAAAGTGCCGGATCAGCTCGACGCGCTCGATGCGCTGGAGATATTGCGCGAAGCCGAAGTGCCGATGGTGCTGGTGCACGACGAATATGGCCATTTTGAAGGTATAGTGACGCCCAATGACCTGCTCAGCTCGATAGCGGGTGAATTCGTCTCCGACCAGGACGAGAGGACCCAGAGGAGCCTTATCGAGCGCGCCGACGGCAGCTATCTTGTCTCCGGTGCGATGGCGATAGATGCGCTGGCCGAGCGGCTCGGGATCCGGCTGTCAGAAGACCGCGACTATGCGACGGTGGCCGGCCACGCGCTTGCCCAATTGCGCCATCTTCCCGAAGAGGGAGAAAGCTTTGAAGATCAGGACTGGGTCTTCGAGATTGTCGACATGGACGGCCGGAAAATAGACAAGCTGATCGTCCGTGCGAGCAATCCCGATATGGATTGACGCGAGCCTGCCGGCGCTCAGAGCTTCCCGTATTTCTTTTCGAACCCTGCAATATCGTCCTTGGCGAGAAATTTCGCCTGGTCGATCCATGCATCACGAGTGATCCGCCCGCTGAACGTTCCCAGATACTGATCGACCTCGTTGATTTCCGCCTCTTTCCAGGCGGCGATCTGGTCGAACCGGGTTACGCCAAGGCTGATCAGCAACGTGTTCAGCTTCGGACCCACGCCTTTGATCAGACGCAGATTGTCGGGTTCACCGGATGCTGGCGGAATATTGGGTGTGCCATCGGCTGCCGGTGCCGGTGCCGGTGCCGGTGCCGGTGTGGCCTTCGGTGCTGCGACCGGTGCTGGGGCAGGGGCAACGGGGGCCGCAACCGGCTTGGGTGCTGGCGGTGGTGGTGGTGCAACCGCTTCCGGAGCAGGTGCAGCGGCCGGAACCGGTTCGGGCTCTGCCGGACGCACCGGTTCGCCGGCTTTTTCCAGCAGTCCGTCATCAGCATTGAAACTGTCGAGGGCCGATGCCTCGCGACCGGTCGCAGCCCAGATGGAGAAAGCCGTGACGACACCGATAAGCAGTGCAATCAGATAGAGCAGCCAATTGGCGGTGATCAGCGTAATCATTGTCTCAAAACCCCGTTATGAATATTGTTCCTGGCCGGTTTCGGCTAATATTCCTCTGTGTTGCGGCCCCAGATAAACCAGCCGATTGCGAGGCCAATTGCAAAAGTGACCAGCAGGAGCAACAGATTTTCAAGTAAAAGTGGCATCGTTCAGCTCTCCTGTTGCGATTGGGCATCATCTTGCGCCGCGCCGATCCGGAACTCGATACGGCGATTCTGCGCGTCGGCGGCCGCACCCGAACCGGTCGCGCGCGGCCGACTGGAGCCATAGCCTTTGGCGCTGATCAGGCTTTCCTTCACGCCGCGCTCGATCAGCCCGGCCTTGATCCTGTCGGCCCGTTCCTGCGACATATCCCGGTTGACGGCGCGGTTGCCGTTGGTGTCGGTATGGCCTTCGACAACAACCGACAGCCCGTCACAGGATTGCAGGGATTCCGCGATCTGGTCGAGTATCTTGCGCGTATCCAGCGACAAATAGGCGCTGCCGGAGCGAAAGCTGATGCTGTTGGCTGCAATGATCGCGTCGACATCTTTCTGGCATTTGGCGATCTTGTCCTGGCTGGCAGCGGCCGGAACCGCATTGCCCGGGTCATCGCTGTCGGCTGCCGCGATCGCATGCTCGTCTTGCCAGCTGGCACTGGAAATTCCCGGGATCGTCATGACCATGGCCATGGCTTCCTGTTTTGCCTGCTCACCCACTTCGCCGTCCAGTACGGCAGCGCGGGACAGCGGATCGCGACCCAGGCTGACGCGTGCGCCATCCAGCCCGCGCGCGGCGATCTCTGTCTGTGCTTGCTGTTCCAGACTGTTGATGAATGTCTCACCCGTTATTGCGTGGCCGACCAGACCCAAAATCACGGTCGCCGCTGCACCGGTCAATAACTTGCCTCGGATTTCCATAGATAATCTCAGTCCCTCTTCCGCCCCACAGCCATTTTCTCGATATCATTGCACAAAATGGCGGATAATATGGCGTGAGTCCAGTTGGCATGCCCCGCAACCCGGAGGCCATTCCATGGAAACTGTGTCTATATGAGACAATCGGTTACCAAGTCCGGTTAATTTTCTTAAATATATACTGCCTGGTCCTGTCCTTCGCCTCGTCGTCAGTCGCGGTCATTGCTAAGCGCGAGATCATTGAGCTTGCGGAATTCCTGACGCCAATAATTCCCGCCCTGACCGCTGAGCCATCCGATATTCCGGAAACCATAGTCCCCGAGATATTTGTCTCCGCGCAGTTTCTGGCCAAAGGCGGCGACCGCGACCGCAAAGGCCATGTCCCCGCGGGGCTGGCGGGCTGCCCGCATATCCGTGGAGGCGATCGACCGCGTGATCAGTCGAGACCGGTCCTCATCGGGCAATTTGTAGCGCAGCCTGACCTGCGCCATTTCGCCGCTCAGATCCGCTTGCCTGTCAACCGCCCGGTTGGCGGGATAACGCCGTTCGGGTAGCCAGCCGGAAGCATCGGTCGGCATCACTTCGTAAAGCGCCGTGACCTGATGACCGGCGCCAATATCACCGGCATCAATCTTGTCATTGGCAAAATCCTCTTCGGCGAGCAGCCGGTTTTCATAGCCGATCAGGCGATATTCCTTCACATGCGCCGGATTGAACTCGATCTGGATTTTGACATCCTTGGCAATGGTGAACAGGGTCGAGCTGAGCTCGGAACCCAGCACCTTGCGGGCCTCCATAGCGCTGTCGATATAGGCATAATTGCCATTGCCGACATTGGCGATACCCTCCATCAGCTCATCGCGGATATTGCCGCTGCCATAGCCGAGCATGGTCAGCGTCACGCCGCTTTCGCGCTGTTTCGCGACATATTTTTTCAGCGCGTCCGTATCCGAAGTGCCGACGTTGAAATCGCCGTCGGTGGCCATGATGATCCGGTTGATGCCACCGTCGAGGAAATTGTCGCGCGCGGTCGAATAAGCCAGCTTGAGCGCATCGCCGCCTGCGGTCGATCCGCGGGCGAAAAGGCAGTCCACTGCTTCCTTGACATGATCCTTGTTCGATGTCGGTGCAAGCAGCAGTCCAACCGTGCCCGAATAGACAACGATCGATACCCGGTCATCGCTGCGCAATTCTCCGGCCAGCGCGGTCAGCGTCGATTTGACCAGCGGGAGCTTGTCACGACCGTTCATCGAACCGGACACGTCGACCAGAAAGACCAGATTGGCGCGCGGCCGTTCATTGCTGTCGACATCATAGCCGCGCAGGCCAATCCTCAGCAAGCGGCTGGCATCGTTCCACGGGGTCGTCGAGAGATCGGTCGACACGCTGAACGGAATGTCCCGGTTTTGCGGTCTGGGATAATCATAGCGGAAATAGTTGATCATCTCCTCGGTCCGCACCGCCGCTTCCGGCGGCATCTGCCCGTCATTGAGAAGTCGGCGGACATTGGAATAGCTGCCGGTATCGACGTCAACGGCAAAGGTCGACACCGGTTCATCGGCGACGCGCTTGATGCTGGCAACCGCCTTGCCGTCGTAACGCTCCCGATCCTGCGGTTGCGGATAGGGGCGCGGGAGCGGGTGGGGTGCGATGCTCCGTTCGGCCGCGGCCGTGTGGCTGGCCGAGGATTTGCTGGCCGTCACGACCACCTGCGACGGGGGAGGCGGCGGCGGAGGCGGCGGCGATGGCATCATTGACGGCGAAGCCAGCGGAGCGCCGGAGCGCTGGCCGATACTGCGATCAGCGCGGGGCCGCGAGAAAATGGAGCAGTTTACCGGATGCGGCGGGACCGGACGCGCTATCGAACGCGCGTCCAG
This genomic window contains:
- a CDS encoding exodeoxyribonuclease III; the encoded protein is MSDTLKVVSWNINSIRARLDIVERFLTEEAPDILCLQETKVRNDQFPEGMFRRLGYNHMILHGQPMHHGVAIISRVPLHKDERFDWQNNGEARHVGAVLQNGVRIENVYIPAGGEIPDRELNPKFGQKLDFFGRMTDWSANLKEPTILLGDFNVAPLESDVWSHKALLKVVSHTQIEIDHLYAMRDAHGWVDIGRKLIPHPERLFTWWSYRAKDWRASDKGRRLDHVWVSPELGDKAKSHIVLEDARSWGKPSDHAPLITEFEF
- a CDS encoding LolA family protein — its product is MLKYGFALIAAPLALTASLPATAQQSPADSLSKVQTHLRAMTTMTANFSQSDRSGQMLTGKLILKQPGKIRFQYQDDANLLIVGDGKALTLIDYDVNQVQRWPIGNSPLAALLNPERDLSKYGKIIPTRNPAVLSVEIRDPKRPEYGVITMVFTKKPGAPGGLSLDGWVSLDSKNNRTSIRLSNQKFGVPVSNSSFNWTDPRKKSRGKR
- a CDS encoding FtsK/SpoIIIE family DNA translocase, whose protein sequence is MAEKAKEANWREIMRLSLLRSGALIGAITIFLATIFLFLALVSYSPSDPAFNTSAGSVEHNWMGIFGSYLSDLLLLLVGLPALLILPLLLVLANRLWRDIPQPGWKQQLLWCLLAILLVGTALALWFPEPEMELPSGLGGLAGMLTGNAISAGLNAISASWSGLISGIIIALTLTGGLVLGYFSLRLDKPLFSGTSFKIPAIKSPFAEKEDGLIVEPDRSGTAKPKAKKEPAPRKEVKPDNRPPPEISERALPPKKAGVSQGKQGDFFGPYVLPSLDLLTPAPEQDNNVIDKAGLERNARLLESVLDDFHVKGTINAVRPGPVVTMYELEPAPGIKASRVIQLAEDIARNMSALSARVAAIPGRTVMGIELPNTNREMVVLHEMIGSDSFAEQGGKLPIILGKNISGDPVIADLAPMPHLLVAGTTGSGKSVGLNCMILSLLYRLTPEDCKMIMIDPKMLELSTYDDIPHLLSPVVTEPAKAIRALKWAVEQMEERYRMMSSISVRNLANYNEKVKAAKAKGQPLGRRVQTGYDPETSRPIYEEEQLDYEVLPQIVIIVDELADLMMTAGKEVEFLIQRLAQKARAAGIHLIMATQRPSVDVITGVIKANLPTRISFHVTSKIDSRTILGEQGAEQLLGKGDMLYMPGGKQLTRVHGPFVSDDEVRRVADHWRSQGSPDYIQAVTEEPEDGSFALDGADLSDSKEDRQYAQACQIVFESQKVSTSWLQRQLRIGYNTAARIIDRMEEDEFISPPNHIGRREVLRDQNGEPL
- a CDS encoding UbiH/UbiF/VisC/COQ6 family ubiquinone biosynthesis hydroxylase encodes the protein MGNDSRNSDIIILGAGMIGLTQALTLAAHGLHVAIIDRAKPDDLLNPQNDARVSAINSASWNMFDAIGLADKLRPQGCDIEKILVNDGLKPGTLDFVPGEDEGPMGIMVENAVLRQLLFEAVQAHENISLHMPTQIASCDRGEHLVEIILDNGEQLSAPLLVAADGRGSRMREEAGIIMAHWQYDHSAIVCKIAHEKPHGNTAYELFFPSGPFAILPMLDDADGKHRSAVVWTVSRKDGPAYAKINERAFIAEMMKKTGGFLGEIELLTDRPTYPLGFHHSSHLTADRLVLIGDAGHGIHPIAGQGLNLGLRDVAALTECLVEGARTGLDLGDAQILARYDRWRSLDNMMVSAATDLLTRLFGLPGETSSRIRRMGIGLVQRIPPLKAQFMAEAKGETGDLPKLLRGELV
- a CDS encoding SDR family NAD(P)-dependent oxidoreductase; the encoded protein is MTTPNFSIDLSGRTAIVTGASAGLGRRFAKVLAACGAKVACTARRKDKLDDLVKEITADGGAAKAFALDVRDAAQLQAIVPAVTEVLGQPDILVNNAGIVDAEHATRMSIDLIDDVLDTNLRSVFILSNEFARPLIAQKTPGRIVNIASIAATSYSGGGAALYSTTKAGVVRITETLAVEWSKFHINVNGIAPGLFATDMADGMIERAGDFSVHFPRKRVAQPEQMDSTLLYLVSPSSDAVTGTVIKIDDGQGGR
- a CDS encoding OmpA family protein, producing the protein MRMNKSIISAVSLGALALTSGCVTNPETGNRTISKAAIGGIGGVVGGYLLGDVLGGRNDRTAKIVGAGLGGLAGAGIGYYMDEQEKKLRQQTAGTGVDVTREGDNLILNMPSSVTFPVDSSAISPAFQTTLGNVANTLAQYEKSYVDVLGHTDSTGSDAYNQALSERRADAVANFLANSGVQRARLATRGYGESQPVASNSTEEGRAANRRVEIKIVPIEQDDLDN
- a CDS encoding hemolysin family protein, whose translation is MDIMTPFPWFDVAIIILLVLINGIFAMSELAIVSARKAQLHSLADQGSRGAKAALRLAGDPGKFLSTVQIGITLIGIVAGAFSGASLGGPVAERLQLLGMGEELSGTVGFALVIGLTTYASLVVGELVPKQIALRSAERIALTMARPMELLARISAPLVWLLDNSSALIFRMMRMKRDEKSHVTAEELQMVFAEATRSGVIEEHERAVIAGVVRMADRPIREVMTPRTEVDWLDIDAKREDIHKLLIESQHNRFPVAEHSVDEIRGVVQARDIVAAQLGGEPLDLRKLMRPLEKVPDQLDALDALEILREAEVPMVLVHDEYGHFEGIVTPNDLLSSIAGEFVSDQDERTQRSLIERADGSYLVSGAMAIDALAERLGIRLSEDRDYATVAGHALAQLRHLPEEGESFEDQDWVFEIVDMDGRKIDKLIVRASNPDMD
- a CDS encoding OmpA family protein codes for the protein MTGAAATVILGLVGHAITGETFINSLEQQAQTEIAARGLDGARVSLGRDPLSRAAVLDGEVGEQAKQEAMAMVMTIPGISSASWQDEHAIAAADSDDPGNAVPAAASQDKIAKCQKDVDAIIAANSISFRSGSAYLSLDTRKILDQIAESLQSCDGLSVVVEGHTDTNGNRAVNRDMSQERADRIKAGLIERGVKESLISAKGYGSSRPRATGSGAAADAQNRRIEFRIGAAQDDAQSQQES